The Aliarcobacter cryaerophilus ATCC 43158 genome includes a region encoding these proteins:
- a CDS encoding TonB-dependent receptor plug domain-containing protein — translation MKDNFFNKKISINFCMLLISGSSLFGEDITKLEEITVNEVAYSKYQNEAKPQLNRTQISKNDTAKSIQTFNKSFIEEAALQNVEDIIEMSSNTVYTGDNHGRTNDISMRGFSGVPILFDGVRITNKLAHFKIFRY, via the coding sequence ATGAAAGATAATTTTTTTAATAAAAAAATATCAATTAATTTTTGTATGCTTTTAATATCGGGTTCTTCATTGTTTGGAGAAGATATTACAAAGCTAGAAGAAATAACAGTAAATGAAGTAGCTTATTCAAAATATCAAAATGAAGCTAAGCCTCAATTAAACAGAACTCAAATATCAAAAAATGATACTGCAAAATCAATACAAACATTCAATAAATCGTTTATAGAAGAAGCTGCGCTTCAAAATGTTGAAGATATTATAGAAATGTCATCAAACACAGTTTATACTGGAGATAATCATGGCAGAACAAATGATATATCAATGAGAGGATTTTCAGGAGTTCCAATACTTTTTGATGGAGTAAGAATTACAAATAAATTAGCACATTTCAAAATTTTCAGGTATTAG
- a CDS encoding helix-turn-helix domain-containing protein, whose protein sequence is MQKIEKINYFDLIEVNKMISNPFSREIFISTIKKEYGNGYTIFYDLGNGIAVYIRNFTTNKDLLLVEESNVSGGSLIFNLGDDINFLYRNSEKHTLKKESLLLGLSSNNFYVEVPLKKNKKLITFSIGMKEELFLEITSPIDNIKSYMKEAHKKSYSIFDTLQIDTLQHEIINYFKDKDSFKNILKTIYLESKTTDLIHYTIQKISKSLNKSTNTKSRASSLERAKEIIMQEYSSNLSIKNIAYKSAINECYLKKDFKEFYNMTILEMLQKRRLEVAKELLKDEFNVNEVARKVGYKNSGYFSKLFINYFKISPIQYKKQFKY, encoded by the coding sequence ATGCAAAAAATTGAAAAGATAAATTATTTTGATTTGATAGAAGTAAATAAAATGATAAGTAATCCATTTTCTAGAGAGATTTTTATATCTACAATAAAAAAAGAATATGGTAACGGATATACAATCTTTTATGATTTAGGAAATGGTATAGCTGTTTATATTAGAAATTTTACTACGAATAAAGATTTATTACTTGTAGAAGAGAGTAATGTTTCAGGAGGAAGTTTAATATTTAATTTGGGTGATGATATTAATTTTTTATATAGAAATTCTGAAAAACATACTTTGAAAAAAGAATCTTTACTTTTAGGCTTATCATCAAATAATTTTTATGTCGAAGTTCCTTTAAAAAAAAATAAAAAACTTATAACATTTTCAATCGGAATGAAAGAAGAGCTTTTCTTAGAAATCACTTCACCTATTGATAATATAAAGAGTTATATGAAAGAAGCACATAAAAAAAGCTATTCTATTTTTGATACTTTGCAAATTGATACTTTGCAACATGAAATAATTAATTATTTTAAAGATAAAGATTCATTTAAAAATATTTTAAAAACAATATATTTAGAATCTAAAACTACTGATTTAATTCATTACACCATACAAAAAATTTCAAAATCTTTAAATAAATCAACTAATACTAAAAGTAGAGCTTCTTCTTTGGAAAGGGCAAAAGAAATTATTATGCAAGAATATAGCTCAAATTTATCTATAAAAAATATTGCTTACAAATCTGCAATAAACGAATGTTATTTAAAAAAAGATTTTAAAGAATTTTATAATATGACTATTTTAGAAATGCTACAAAAAAGAAGGTTAGAAGTAGCAAAAGAATTGTTAAAAGATGAATTTAATGTAAATGAAGTTGCTAGAAAGGTTGGTTATAAGAACTCAGGATATTTTAGTAAGCTTTTTATTAATTATTTTAAGATTTCACCTATTCAGTACAAAAAACAATTTAAATACTAG
- a CDS encoding DnaB-like helicase C-terminal domain-containing protein, whose translation MNFINILNIERLVLSSIFFDYEQIFEVSLILKKDDFYLKAHQDIYQVMLALHDEGLPIDEDFIRNRVPKEDFNDNVLIEILSAKPIVNTEAYCLEIKESSKLRKLEQLSKNIIFNVSNDKNSQDIITNIQVNIENIENETLQQIPTIRDTIKEFKADMQKALDGGAKILGQSSGLEALDNIIGAFEDGDLIVIAARPSMGKTSIISNIAIKALEEGRGVLIESLEMPRKKIVSRLIAARSQESLTDLKRGLVKNKDNFNAAIEFFENSNLIIHDKAYPTILELQNRIKATLRKNPNIKNIFVDHTGKIQLLGKTREDIEIGHISAMLKKIARDYNIRVFLLQQLNRSLESRENKRPMLSDLKNSGNIEEDADIVLGLYRDSYYKKNKDKLTMLNYDSVEDAEILVLKNRDGRVGVAKVSFEGKSARFLNRVNNEPTIIEFE comes from the coding sequence TTGAATTTTATAAATATATTAAATATTGAAAGATTAGTTTTAAGTTCTATATTCTTTGATTATGAGCAAATTTTTGAAGTTTCTTTAATATTAAAAAAAGATGATTTTTACTTAAAGGCTCATCAAGATATATATCAAGTTATGTTAGCTTTACATGATGAAGGTTTACCAATAGATGAAGATTTCATTAGAAATAGGGTGCCTAAAGAAGACTTTAATGATAATGTATTAATAGAGATACTTAGTGCAAAACCTATTGTTAATACAGAAGCTTATTGTCTTGAGATTAAAGAGAGCTCAAAACTGAGAAAATTAGAGCAACTTTCAAAAAATATTATATTTAATGTAAGTAATGACAAAAATAGTCAAGATATAATTACTAATATTCAAGTTAATATTGAAAACATTGAAAATGAGACTCTACAACAAATACCTACAATTAGAGATACGATAAAAGAATTTAAAGCTGATATGCAAAAGGCATTAGATGGTGGAGCAAAAATATTAGGTCAAAGTAGTGGACTTGAAGCTTTAGATAATATTATAGGGGCATTTGAAGATGGTGATTTAATTGTAATTGCTGCAAGGCCTTCGATGGGTAAAACTAGTATAATTTCAAATATTGCAATAAAAGCTTTAGAAGAGGGTAGGGGAGTTTTAATAGAGAGTTTAGAGATGCCTAGAAAAAAAATAGTTAGTAGATTGATCGCTGCAAGATCTCAAGAGAGTTTAACAGACTTAAAAAGAGGATTAGTAAAAAACAAAGATAATTTTAATGCAGCTATAGAATTTTTTGAAAATTCAAATTTAATAATTCATGATAAAGCATATCCAACAATTTTAGAATTACAAAATAGAATAAAAGCAACTCTAAGAAAAAATCCTAATATAAAAAATATTTTTGTTGATCATACAGGAAAAATTCAATTACTTGGTAAAACAAGAGAAGATATAGAAATAGGGCATATTAGTGCTATGCTAAAAAAGATTGCTAGAGATTATAATATTAGAGTATTTTTACTTCAACAGTTAAATAGATCATTAGAATCAAGAGAAAATAAAAGACCAATGTTAAGTGATTTAAAGAATTCTGGCAATATAGAAGAAGATGCTGATATAGTATTAGGTCTTTACAGAGATTCATATTATAAAAAAAACAAAGATAAACTTACTATGTTAAATTATGATAGTGTAGAGGATGCGGAAATCTTAGTTTTAAAAAATAGAGATGGTAGAGTAGGGGTTGCAAAAGTTTCTTTTGAAGGAAAATCAGCAAGATTTTTAAATAGAGTTAATAATGAACCAACAATTATTGAATTTGAATAA